Part of the Aciduliprofundum boonei T469 genome is shown below.
GGATTCATTTATTTCAGGTACCGCGTGTGGAGAATTTTAGGTACAAAATACGAAATTCGCATACTCTATCATATCCTAGCTGGAACAGTAGCTGTTCTTCTTTTTTATCTCCTAAAGCATTTCACAGGTCCTCTTTATCCTTGGTATCTCCTTGGCGGCTCTTTTATTCTGTTTGTCGGGATATACGTGGGTATTTTGTATTTACTTGGTGAATTTGGCAAAGAAGAATGGCAGCTTTTGTGGAGAATTTTTAGAGGTTTTTAAATTTTTATTTTTAAGAAATTAGCCCTATTTTTAATAAGCTTTTCTCTTCCCTATTTTTCCTCACATCTATAACCTGACCTGTTATTTCTGTGGTGATAAGCAATAGCGTTGCATAGGCCACGGTTTCGGGCTTTAAGAGAGTTTCGAGCGGCTCTTTTCCGAAATTTTTGAATCTCATAGGAGTTGCAGTTCTTTCTGGGCATATAGCATTAACTTTTATACCCAATTCATAAACCTCATCAGCTAAGGCCTGCATTAAGTTTACCACCGCTGCTTTTGTGGAGGAATATATTGAATATCTCTCTCTTCCCCTAGTATAAGAGCTAGAAGTAAAAAGAACTAAATGCCCTCTTGTAGTTTGAAGATAGGGTATACTTGCCTTCGCCACATTCACTGTGCCATAATAATTTGTATCAATTATCTGGTGTATATCTGTTAAATTCATATTCTTTAAAAAGCCCATTATAAGAATCCCTGCCGTATTTATGACAGCATCAATTTTTCCATATTTTTCATTAACCTTTTCAAGAGCGGATACCACATTCTCAAAATTAGTTATATCAACTCCATTTTTTCTTGAAAATGAATATGGTACCCCACCATATTTCTTTACGAGGGTGTATATCTTTTTACCAATACCACTGCTCCCACCAAAGATTATAATAGTTTTCCCTTTTAATTTTTCAAGGGAATGAAGAATATAATTCTTGTCAGAAAATGATAATATCGTTCTTTTTAGCTGAAATAGCCTATCTGCCAGATATATCTCACTCTGATAAGTGATTTTTATATTGTTGATATCCCCTGCTACAGTCTTAACAGGACCTAATCTGTACTCTAGAAAGAGCGAGCAATCATCTGTAAAGTTATTTTTTCCATCTTTTTCTGCTAATTGATGGGCTTTTAATATAGAATCTCTCCAAAATCCTTGAGGTGTTTGCCCTCTTCTAAGTTTACTTCTATCAGGTATATCCTCAATTTCATCATTTTCTCTTATTCTTACTATAGTATCTGCTGTCGGAATTACAGTATCTACTGCAGGATATACTTTCAAAGCATCAATAATTCTTACTATTATCTCTTTGGTTACAAAAGGTCGTACAGCATCATGGATAAGAACGTAACGGACATTTTCATCTGTAGCATATACACCTATCCTGGAACTTTCTTGTCTTGTGTTACCTCCATAAAGAACTTTTTTCACTTTTTTGTAATCATTTTTCTTAAATAACTCTAAAAAGTACTCATACCATTCAGGATTGACTACTACAAATATTTCATCCACAAATGCACAATGCTCAAATACATCTAGGGTATGCTCAATTATTGTTTTTCCTGCCACCTTCATAAATTGCTTTGGTTTTTCCATTCCAAACCTTATCCCAGATCCACCTGCTAGGATTATAGCAACTGTTTTTTCTAATTTCGGAGACATAAATTCTCACCTACTGATTGATAAAAATATAGGTATATTTAATTTTTTAGAATGTTCTCAACAATTTCTATAACTCTATCCGATGCCCTACCATCCGGATTACCGTGGATAAAATGCAAGCATTCTTTGTAAATGTAGTAGGAAATCCTAGTGAGTATTATCCCCAGAAATATTTTATAATTCTCTCCCTCGCTTTATTATCTTTATAAGTAAACATTACATCTCTCAGCCAAAGTCTCTCTTTTTCCCACTTTTTAGGATCATTTATTGCGCCCTCTAAAGCATTTATGAGGGGTGGGATGTCTTTCACCTTATCTCCTGGTGTCCATAATTCAAAAGGTTCAACTACAAAGCCTCTTTTTTTCCTGTATTCTTCTATATCAGGGATATAGTAAATGATAGGTCTGTTTAGAAGCAGATACTCTATCCAGACCGAGGAATAGTCACTAATTAAGATGTCTATGGCTTTGAAAAACTCGTTAATGGTAAAGTTATTTTTTCGAAGTACATCATTAGAGAGAATTTTTATATTCTCGATACCTCTTTTCTTAAGAAGATCTCTGAAATACACTTCATCTTTTCTATGAGGTTTAAAAACAAAAAGAATATCATTTATTTTTAGGAATTTGATAAAATCATCATTTTTTATAATTTTCATTATTTGGTTTTTTGTATATAAATTATTAAAAGATCTAAAAGTCGGAAGATAGAATAATTTATACTCAAATGTGTCAATAGATACCTTTAATGCATCTTCAAGTAACTTGAGAGAATACTTTTCGCCTATCTCAAAAATAATATCATCTCTAGGCATACCTGTAATAATTATTTTAAATGGATTAATTTGATAAAATGATGAATGTAGGACTCTTGTAAAATGGGATGTAGTAACAGCATAATCAAAATACTTCCATGTCTCTGGCATTATTGTAGCGTCCACATAAGCTCCCATCTTCTTTTGAAGCGGAATACCATGATCTAAAAGTATTTCTA
Proteins encoded:
- the ispD gene encoding 2-C-methyl-D-erythritol 4-phosphate cytidylyltransferase, translated to MSPKLEKTVAIILAGGSGIRFGMEKPKQFMKVAGKTIIEHTLDVFEHCAFVDEIFVVVNPEWYEYFLELFKKNDYKKVKKVLYGGNTRQESSRIGVYATDENVRYVLIHDAVRPFVTKEIIVRIIDALKVYPAVDTVIPTADTIVRIRENDEIEDIPDRSKLRRGQTPQGFWRDSILKAHQLAEKDGKNNFTDDCSLFLEYRLGPVKTVAGDINNIKITYQSEIYLADRLFQLKRTILSFSDKNYILHSLEKLKGKTIIIFGGSSGIGKKIYTLVKKYGGVPYSFSRKNGVDITNFENVVSALEKVNEKYGKIDAVINTAGILIMGFLKNMNLTDIHQIIDTNYYGTVNVAKASIPYLQTTRGHLVLFTSSSYTRGRERYSIYSSTKAAVVNLMQALADEVYELGIKVNAICPERTATPMRFKNFGKEPLETLLKPETVAYATLLLITTEITGQVIDVRKNREEKSLLKIGLIS
- a CDS encoding CDP-glycerol glycerophosphotransferase family protein, yielding MKDSKIAKRLIKSLNNIIPKKDIILFYSQYDYYDNPYYLYQKMRETKICEDFQCVWIVDTPDGFERVVRDGGIAIFRKNTKDMLKYITKARYFVTSVTGGAWWKSKNQIEILLDHGIPLQKKMGAYVDATIMPETWKYFDYAVTTSHFTRVLHSSFYQINPFKIIITGMPRDDIIFEIGEKYSLKLLEDALKVSIDTFEYKLFYLPTFRSFNNLYTKNQIMKIIKNDDFIKFLKINDILFVFKPHRKDEVYFRDLLKKRGIENIKILSNDVLRKNNFTINEFFKAIDILISDYSSVWIEYLLLNRPIIYYIPDIEEYRKKRGFVVEPFELWTPGDKVKDIPPLINALEGAINDPKKWEKERLWLRDVMFTYKDNKARERIIKYFWG